The DNA region AATTTgcgttttattaaatcaaaaggAAAAGTCAATTAATTACAGGAAACTAAACATTATAACCTAATTATGGTTACTGTTTCTTATCTACGAAAGGTACTTAAATTAGACAGACATTTTTAAGGATTATGATTCAgtagtaaataaatttgtaagtaTTCAGTAGTAATTAAGATtgtaatcatatatattatagactaTAGATTATAGTCAGCGTTATTAAACTAGCCCTCTCGCGACGCGATCTTATTTTAATGCTTTTTCTATCTACGACTTAAATGCAAGACGGtagtatttcaatttttttttcatttacaaattattttgaagATTAGGGTATACCCTATAGAACTATAGTTCTTCTTAAGTATACAAATGTAGTTTCGATAACTTTTAGCATTTCGTGATTTTTTCTATCGAGGAAATTTTATATCTCTCATCAGaacaaaaaatctaataaagaTATTATCAATTCGAGTCATGTAAATATCtgacaatagttttttttaagactTATTAACAAATCAATGGCTTTTctggtaggttttttttttttactatatatataattctcataagaataaattaaaacgaagTAAATATACCATAAATGAAAGTGAAaaccacataaaaattcagGACGCAAACAAGTTACAAGATAACGCGGATagcagtttgtttttttttattatttatagatatgaCAAAATAACGCCATGTTTTAAAATCAAACTAGGAGAAAGAGATAAAAGTTATGAAATCATTGCATCTTGAATTTTGTGttaagcaataaaattatttattacacattagACATATTAATGAATTCTAAATCATTACAGCAGAACAGTAAATTGTTACTAAGAACTAAGAATTATGTATCATTGATATAGTCTTCTGGTTTTTTTCTCAGTCTTTGTCGATGATTTTCTTCTACACTTTTATACATTACTATGGCACCTAAAAaggctaaaaatataaaaaaagagtcaTTTATCTTTTCATTGAGCATCGAGACAGTAATtatagccctaccacctaagTTCTAGGCAGGTCTTTGTAAACGTTAGTCTGGaagacccactcatcagatatattaCTGAGAAACAATAATTCTTTGTTGCCATGTTTCAGTTGAAATGgtcatgataaaaaaattaaaatagagagACATAACGTTTTAGACACAATCTAAGATTGGCGTTTCAATTACATAGTAACGAaaagtttattgttattgtgCCAAAATGAAggcacttattttaaataaattacttacgtGGTAACCACGTTAATATAGTCGCTTTCGTGCGCgggatgaaatttggaataccATATCTAATAGCACGGGCAAATGGCTTCTGCTCATGAGGTGATATCTGGTAGTATATTATTCCCCGA from Nymphalis io chromosome 4, ilAglIoxx1.1, whole genome shotgun sequence includes:
- the LOC126768231 gene encoding cytochrome b-c1 complex subunit 8-like — encoded protein: MGKKFGNLAFIRGIIYYQISPHEQKPFARAIRYGIPNFIPRTKATILTWLPPFLGAIVMYKSVEENHRQRLRKKPEDYINDT